A single genomic interval of Penicillium psychrofluorescens genome assembly, chromosome: 2 harbors:
- a CDS encoding uncharacterized protein (ID:PFLUO_003294-T1.cds;~source:funannotate), whose translation MGAGSSKPEAATDSKHVFSSNSPVQFSSNLVEALQSSSETDSSRAKTLELEIQSRVASELARLREREQQTLAEIEKRLAEVKDSGASTPTPTTRKSFAPAAGSVSSAGSLDLDAPRIPFAGRDHDPLPAFDPVSASPAANRQVSSTSVMSEIEQLRSKLDGRRKLAELDEGVARAQSEVVGCLRLNDRRPLDCWKEVGAFKREVARMEEAFVDRIVG comes from the exons ATGGGTGCCGGCAGCTCCAAACCCGAGGCTGCAACCGACTCTAAACATGTCTTCTCCAG CAACTCCCCCGTCCAATTCTCCTCGAACCTAGTGGAAGCCCTCCAATCCAGCTCCGAG accgACTCCTCACGCGCCAAAACCCTCGAACTCGAAATCCAATCCCGCGTTGCCTCGGAACTGGCCCGCCTCCGCGAACGCGAGCAGCAGACCCTCgcggagatcgagaagcGGCTCGCTGAAGTAAAAGACTCAGGAGCGTCGACGCCCACCCCTACGACGAGGAAGTCCTTCGCCCCCGCTGCCGGATCCGTTTCCTCGGCAGGATCCCTAGACCTCGACGCACCGCGAATCCCCTTCGCAGGACGGGACCATGATCCCCTCCCCGCTTTCGACCCCGTCAGTGCATCTCCTGCTGCGAACCGACaggtctcgtcgacgagcgTCATGAGCGAGATCGAGCAGCTGCGAAGCAAGCTTGACGGGCGCCGGAAACTggcggagctggacgagggCGTTGCGCGCGCCCAGTCGGAGGTTGTTGGGTGCTTGCGGTTGAATGATCGGAGGCCGTTGGATTGTTGGAAGGAGGTTGGGGCGTTTAAGAGGGAGGTTGCGCGCATGGAGGAGGCGTTTGTGGATCGCATTGTTGGGTAG